A genomic segment from Desulfonatronum lacustre DSM 10312 encodes:
- a CDS encoding type I restriction enzyme HsdR N-terminal domain-containing protein, with the protein MHEVSLGQSIQDYLTGEELELTTYEDLRQGLARLLVEEKGYPKANLSPRVPIQFLVDGNPFSRNVDILVRNEHGDPALALLFCSGTPETYTREAVYAARLLPEAPAPLVIVTDSKDARLLSAASGKVLASGFTAIPSWEELQDLLAQHPAPQLDPTRLAREQRVFYMYSGFLEGCCGQSCPA; encoded by the coding sequence GTGCATGAAGTAAGCCTCGGCCAAAGTATTCAAGACTATCTCACCGGAGAAGAATTGGAACTGACCACCTACGAAGACCTGCGCCAGGGATTGGCCCGGCTACTGGTGGAGGAAAAAGGCTACCCCAAGGCCAATCTGTCCCCCAGAGTTCCCATCCAGTTCCTGGTGGACGGCAACCCCTTTTCCCGCAATGTGGACATCCTCGTTCGCAACGAGCACGGCGATCCGGCCCTCGCTCTGCTCTTCTGCTCCGGCACCCCCGAGACCTACACGCGGGAAGCGGTGTACGCCGCCAGGCTGCTGCCCGAAGCTCCCGCCCCCCTGGTCATCGTCACGGACAGCAAGGACGCCAGACTCCTGAGCGCCGCCAGCGGCAAGGTCCTGGCCAGCGGCTTCACCGCCATTCCCTCCTGGGAGGAACTGCAAGACCTCCTCGCCCAGCACCCGGCCCCTCAACTGGACCCGACCCGCCTGGCCCGGGAACAGCGAGTCTTCTACATGTACAGCGGATTCCTGGAAGGGTGTTGCGGTCAGTCATGCCCTGCCTGA
- a CDS encoding PIN domain-containing protein — protein MPGKRFLDTNILIYAHDLDAGRRHAVAASLVAELWDTGQGVLSIQVLQEFYVNITRKIPQPLTPSIARGLIENYCAWEVMTPEVQDVLRASEVQERNSLSFWDAMIIVSASKSGADIVISEDLNAGQSIEGVLVHNPFVGQNKT, from the coding sequence ATGCCCGGTAAGCGGTTCCTGGACACCAACATCCTGATCTACGCCCACGACCTGGACGCGGGGCGGCGTCATGCCGTGGCCGCCTCGCTTGTAGCGGAACTTTGGGATACCGGACAGGGTGTACTCAGTATCCAGGTCTTGCAGGAGTTCTATGTCAACATCACCAGGAAAATCCCGCAGCCCTTGACGCCTTCCATTGCTCGCGGCCTCATTGAAAACTACTGCGCTTGGGAAGTCATGACACCGGAAGTCCAGGACGTGCTCCGCGCATCCGAGGTTCAAGAAAGAAACAGCCTCTCGTTCTGGGATGCCATGATCATCGTTTCCGCTTCCAAGTCCGGAGCCGATATCGTCATCAGCGAAGATCTCAATGCCGGGCAATCCATTGAAGGAGTACTCGTTCACAATCCGTTCGTCGGTCAAAACAAGACATGA
- a CDS encoding zinc dependent phospholipase C family protein: protein MLIKCLLVLIGLLVVPSTAWAWGPLTHIYVASELFAYASIIPSAIFGLMTKYRQDFLYGNLMADMILGKSYLPEDKSPHSWTTGKRFLDQAQNDSEKAFAYGYLCHLAADTVAHGILVEEQQDQSHAWLEMQADAMIHRAYWLQSVSFSRAVQRRNDRFLESSLDSYIFSFKTNRKIYKSLVFLSLLNVRRKIRVDQEYIHELHDNSLARMISLLRDGEKSLVLQENPMAVKH, encoded by the coding sequence ATGCTCATCAAATGTCTGCTCGTCCTTATCGGACTGCTCGTCGTTCCTTCCACGGCCTGGGCCTGGGGCCCACTGACCCACATCTACGTGGCTAGCGAACTCTTCGCCTACGCCTCGATCATCCCAAGCGCAATATTTGGGCTCATGACGAAATATCGTCAAGACTTTTTATACGGAAATCTGATGGCGGACATGATTTTGGGCAAGAGCTATCTGCCCGAGGACAAGAGCCCGCACAGCTGGACTACGGGGAAGCGGTTTCTGGATCAGGCCCAGAACGACTCGGAAAAGGCCTTTGCCTACGGCTACCTCTGTCACTTGGCCGCCGATACCGTGGCCCACGGGATTCTGGTGGAAGAGCAGCAGGATCAGTCCCATGCTTGGCTGGAGATGCAGGCCGACGCCATGATTCACCGTGCCTACTGGTTGCAGTCCGTGAGCTTCAGCCGGGCCGTGCAGCGGCGCAACGACCGTTTTCTGGAAAGCTCCCTGGACAGCTATATCTTTTCGTTCAAAACCAACCGAAAAATCTACAAAAGCCTCGTCTTCCTCTCTCTGCTCAACGTCCGCCGCAAGATTCGGGTGGACCAGGAGTACATCCACGAACTTCATGACAATTCCCTGGCCAGAATGATCAGTCTGCTCCGAGACGGCGAAAAATCCCTGGTGCTCCAGGAAAATCCCATGGCCGTCAAGCACTGA
- a CDS encoding DnaJ C-terminal domain-containing protein: MSVSFKDYYQLLGVSKTASQDELSKAFKKMARKYHPDLNPDNADAEKKFKELNEAYEVLKDPEKRKLYDSLGPNWQHGQNFQPPPGFDSSRFRSYSSGGPSGGPQFEGGFGGFSDFFETIFGGQFRGEQSYQGDPFGSGGFGPRQTKGRDVEVGMELPLEDAFSGGARAISFQEQVIGPDGMPRMETKSLQVNIPAGIKNGSRIRLAGQGSPGMRGGPNGDLYLKIKIAPHPKFKLEGNSIVYDLLLAPWEAALGSKARVPTLAGAVEMNIPAGTGSGKKLRLRGKGLGKGDQQGDQLIRVMITVPEKPSDQERELWEQLARTSTFQPRHDD, from the coding sequence ATGAGTGTTTCTTTCAAAGACTATTACCAACTTCTGGGCGTTTCCAAGACCGCGTCCCAGGACGAGCTTTCCAAGGCCTTCAAAAAAATGGCCCGGAAATATCATCCGGACCTGAATCCGGACAACGCCGATGCGGAGAAAAAATTCAAGGAACTCAACGAAGCCTATGAAGTGCTCAAGGATCCGGAGAAGAGAAAATTGTACGATTCCCTGGGCCCAAACTGGCAGCACGGCCAGAATTTCCAGCCGCCGCCGGGCTTCGATTCCAGCCGCTTCCGTTCGTACTCGTCAGGCGGTCCCTCTGGAGGTCCGCAATTCGAGGGCGGTTTCGGCGGGTTCAGCGACTTTTTCGAGACCATCTTCGGGGGCCAGTTTCGCGGAGAACAAAGCTATCAGGGCGACCCCTTCGGTTCCGGCGGGTTCGGCCCCCGGCAGACCAAAGGTCGGGACGTGGAGGTCGGCATGGAGCTGCCCCTGGAGGACGCTTTTTCCGGCGGCGCCAGAGCCATTTCCTTTCAGGAGCAGGTGATCGGTCCGGACGGGATGCCGCGCATGGAAACCAAGTCCTTGCAGGTGAACATCCCGGCCGGAATCAAGAACGGTTCCCGGATTCGGCTGGCCGGGCAAGGTTCGCCGGGAATGCGCGGCGGTCCCAATGGGGATCTGTATCTGAAGATCAAGATCGCCCCGCACCCCAAGTTCAAGCTGGAAGGCAACTCCATTGTCTACGACCTGCTCCTGGCGCCCTGGGAAGCAGCCCTGGGCAGCAAGGCCCGGGTTCCAACCCTGGCCGGGGCCGTGGAAATGAACATCCCCGCCGGGACCGGCAGCGGAAAAAAACTGCGCCTGCGCGGCAAGGGCCTGGGCAAGGGCGACCAGCAAGGCGACCAACTGATCCGCGTGATGATCACGGTCCCTGAAAAACCCAGCGACCAGGAGCGCGAATTGTGGGAGCAACTGGCCCGGACGTCCACGTTTCAGCCCCGACATGACGACTGA
- a CDS encoding chaperone modulator CbpM encodes MALSIKILNEELPATSELVIWSRFIELTGIHPTRLGELVELGWLCPNRTQEDCYLFHPRDVYKVSKLERICTDFELPALAGTIIIDLLERIEDLELQVRDLRRLL; translated from the coding sequence ATGGCACTAAGCATCAAAATACTGAACGAGGAACTGCCCGCGACATCGGAACTGGTGATTTGGTCCCGGTTCATTGAGTTGACCGGAATCCACCCGACCAGACTGGGCGAGCTGGTGGAACTGGGCTGGCTCTGCCCCAACAGGACCCAGGAGGACTGCTACCTGTTCCACCCCCGGGACGTGTACAAGGTCAGCAAGCTGGAGCGAATCTGCACCGACTTCGAACTTCCGGCCCTGGCCGGGACGATCATTATCGACCTGCTGGAACGCATTGAGGACCTGGAACTGCAGGTCCGGGATCTACGCCGCTTGCTGTAG
- the clpB gene encoding ATP-dependent chaperone ClpB, translated as MDMNKFTQKSQEALAEAQAAAIRFGHQQIDVEHLLLALVNQENGLAPRLLDRAGVKPQNYVQALESEIGKLPKISGPGAQPGQVVVTPRLNGVLLKSQDQAKKMQDEYVSVEHVLLAILEEPSSTAAGRVNKQFSLTPDRILAVLTEVRGNQRVTSANPEDTYEALQKYGRDLVEEARKGKLDPVIGRDQEIRRCIRVLSRRTKNNPVLVGEAGVGKTAIVEGLAQRILKQDVPEGLKDKTVFSLDMGALIAGAKYRGEFEERLKAVLKEVQQSEGRILLFIDEIHTIVGAGKAEGAMDAGNLLKPMLARGELHCIGATTLDEYRKHIEKDPALERRFQPVLVEEPSVEDTISILRGLRERFEVHHGVRINDSAIVEAAVLSHRYITDRQLPDKAIDLIDEAGAMLRTEIDSLPSELDEINRKVLQLEIEREALKRETDESSRDRLEKLEKELADLKESQGTLLAQWEKEKQTIDELRNVKETIEKVRLEIEEAERAYDLNRVAELRYGKLAQLEKMLADQDDKMTADSGGARMVKEEVGPDDVAEIVSRWTGIPVSRLLEGEREKLLRLGDTLHERVVGQDEAVTAVADAVLRARAGLKDPNRPIGSFIFLGPTGVGKTELCKTLAQALFDTEENMVRLDMSEYMEKHTVARLIGAPPGYIGYDEGGQLTEAVRRKPYSVVLFDEVEKAHQDVFNALLQILDDGRLTDSQGRTVDFKNTIIIMTSNLGSQYLLEGITPEGELRPGTREQVMGTLRSHFRPEFLNRVDEVVLFKPLLLEQIKQIIDLLLQGLRGRLADRKIELEMADQAREFIAREAYDPIYGARPLRRYLQARLETPLAKAIISGKILDGQKIRIDVGDDGLVLNNG; from the coding sequence ATGGACATGAACAAATTCACCCAAAAATCCCAGGAAGCCCTGGCCGAAGCCCAAGCCGCGGCCATCCGTTTCGGACATCAGCAAATCGACGTGGAGCATCTGCTCCTGGCCCTGGTCAACCAGGAAAACGGCTTGGCGCCTCGCCTGTTGGATCGGGCCGGGGTCAAGCCGCAAAATTACGTGCAGGCCCTGGAAAGTGAGATCGGCAAGCTGCCCAAGATCAGCGGTCCCGGAGCCCAGCCCGGCCAGGTGGTGGTGACCCCGCGTCTGAACGGCGTCCTGCTCAAGTCCCAGGATCAGGCCAAGAAGATGCAGGACGAATACGTCAGCGTGGAGCACGTCCTGCTGGCCATCCTGGAGGAGCCCTCCTCCACGGCCGCCGGGCGGGTGAACAAGCAGTTCAGCCTGACCCCGGACCGCATCCTGGCCGTGCTCACCGAAGTCCGCGGCAACCAGCGGGTCACCTCGGCCAATCCGGAAGACACCTACGAGGCCCTGCAGAAATACGGTCGCGACCTGGTGGAGGAGGCCCGCAAGGGCAAGCTGGACCCGGTCATCGGTCGGGACCAGGAAATCCGCCGCTGCATCCGGGTCCTGTCCCGGCGGACCAAGAACAACCCCGTTCTGGTGGGCGAGGCCGGGGTGGGCAAGACGGCCATCGTTGAGGGCCTGGCCCAGCGTATCCTGAAGCAGGACGTGCCCGAGGGCCTCAAGGACAAGACCGTCTTCTCCCTGGACATGGGCGCGCTCATAGCAGGGGCCAAGTACCGGGGCGAGTTCGAGGAACGGCTCAAGGCCGTGCTCAAGGAAGTCCAGCAGTCCGAGGGCCGGATTCTGCTGTTCATCGACGAAATCCACACCATTGTCGGCGCGGGCAAGGCCGAGGGGGCCATGGACGCCGGCAACCTGCTCAAGCCCATGCTGGCCCGGGGCGAACTGCACTGCATCGGGGCCACCACCCTGGACGAATACCGCAAGCACATCGAGAAGGACCCGGCCCTGGAGCGCCGCTTCCAGCCCGTGCTGGTGGAAGAGCCCAGCGTGGAAGACACCATCTCCATCCTGCGCGGCCTGCGGGAGCGCTTCGAGGTCCACCACGGGGTGCGGATCAACGACAGCGCCATTGTCGAAGCCGCGGTGCTCTCTCACCGCTACATCACGGACCGCCAGCTCCCGGACAAGGCCATTGATCTGATCGACGAGGCCGGGGCCATGCTGCGCACGGAAATCGACTCCCTGCCCTCGGAGCTGGACGAGATCAACCGCAAGGTCCTGCAACTGGAGATCGAGCGCGAAGCCCTGAAGCGGGAGACGGACGAAAGCTCAAGGGACCGTCTGGAAAAGCTGGAAAAGGAACTGGCCGATCTCAAGGAATCTCAGGGTACTCTGCTGGCCCAGTGGGAAAAGGAAAAGCAGACCATCGACGAGCTGCGCAACGTCAAGGAAACGATTGAAAAGGTCCGCCTGGAAATCGAGGAGGCCGAACGGGCCTATGATCTGAACCGGGTGGCTGAATTACGCTACGGCAAACTGGCCCAACTGGAAAAGATGCTCGCCGATCAGGACGACAAGATGACCGCGGATTCCGGCGGGGCGCGAATGGTCAAGGAAGAAGTCGGCCCCGACGACGTGGCCGAGATCGTCTCCCGCTGGACCGGGATTCCGGTTTCGCGGCTCCTGGAAGGGGAGCGGGAAAAGCTGCTCCGCCTGGGCGATACCCTGCACGAGCGGGTGGTGGGCCAGGACGAAGCGGTCACGGCCGTGGCCGACGCCGTGCTCCGGGCCCGGGCCGGGCTGAAGGACCCCAACCGGCCCATCGGCTCGTTCATCTTCCTCGGCCCCACCGGCGTGGGCAAGACCGAGCTGTGCAAGACCCTGGCCCAGGCCCTGTTCGACACCGAGGAGAACATGGTCCGCCTGGACATGTCCGAGTACATGGAAAAGCACACCGTGGCCCGACTGATCGGCGCGCCCCCCGGATACATCGGCTACGACGAGGGCGGCCAGCTCACCGAGGCCGTGCGCCGCAAGCCCTACAGCGTGGTCCTCTTCGACGAGGTGGAAAAGGCCCACCAGGATGTGTTCAACGCCCTGCTGCAGATCCTGGACGACGGACGGCTGACCGACAGCCAGGGTCGGACCGTGGACTTCAAGAACACGATCATCATCATGACCTCCAACCTGGGCTCCCAGTACCTGCTGGAAGGCATCACCCCCGAGGGCGAGCTGCGGCCCGGCACACGGGAGCAGGTCATGGGCACCCTGCGCTCCCATTTCCGGCCCGAGTTCCTGAACCGGGTGGACGAGGTGGTCCTGTTCAAGCCGCTGCTCCTGGAACAGATCAAGCAGATCATCGACCTGCTGCTCCAGGGGCTGCGCGGACGGTTGGCGGACCGCAAGATCGAGCTGGAGATGGCCGACCAGGCCCGGGAATTCATCGCCCGGGAGGCCTACGACCCGATCTACGGGGCCCGCCCCTTGCGGCGCTATCTCCAGGCCCGGCTGGAAACCCCGCTGGCCAAGGCGATCATCTCCGGCAAGATTCTGGACGGCCAGAAGATTCGCATCGACGTGGGCGACGACGGGTTGGTGTTGAACAATGGGTGA